In one Arenibacter antarcticus genomic region, the following are encoded:
- a CDS encoding carbohydrate-binding family 9-like protein gives MRNLVKNKSGWWMVLLFVLLGIFAINAQNIPRSYIAYNTNDVMVIDGKMDENAWKLAPWSEDYIDIEGELTPTYTTRMKMLWDNNYLYVLAQMEEPHIWATLKQRDTVIFYNNDFEIFINPDGDTHNYYEFEMNAHNTLWDLFITKPYRNNGNKVIDSWDIQGIKSAVDIRGTLNNSSDTDEGWTVEIALPWSVITEASKDGKIPENDFWRLNFSRVNWDFDITNGRYSRKKDAKGSYMPEYNWVWSPQGVVNMHEPEHWGYVYFSSEPAGGKAEFTIPQDDHIKWYLYSLHRAVLHKEKDAEKRIVQPKEILGSVLMPRMEKHKSGWNIWVKSPFTGKILLVKEDGQFQSLEGNK, from the coding sequence ATGAGGAATTTAGTTAAAAATAAAAGTGGATGGTGGATGGTCCTTTTGTTCGTCCTTTTAGGGATTTTCGCAATAAATGCCCAAAATATTCCAAGAAGTTATATTGCTTATAATACAAATGATGTAATGGTAATTGATGGGAAAATGGATGAAAACGCGTGGAAACTAGCGCCATGGTCTGAGGATTATATTGATATTGAGGGCGAATTGACACCTACCTATACAACCCGAATGAAAATGTTATGGGATAATAACTATCTGTATGTTTTGGCCCAAATGGAGGAACCCCATATTTGGGCGACCTTAAAACAACGAGATACGGTTATATTTTACAATAACGATTTTGAAATCTTTATTAATCCTGATGGAGATACCCATAATTATTATGAATTTGAAATGAATGCTCATAACACCCTGTGGGATCTTTTTATTACTAAACCCTACCGAAATAATGGTAATAAGGTCATAGATAGTTGGGATATTCAGGGGATTAAGTCCGCCGTGGACATTAGAGGGACTCTTAATAATTCTTCTGATACGGATGAAGGATGGACGGTAGAAATTGCCCTTCCTTGGAGTGTCATTACAGAGGCTTCTAAGGATGGTAAAATTCCAGAAAACGATTTTTGGCGCCTAAATTTTTCAAGAGTGAATTGGGATTTTGATATTACCAACGGCCGCTATTCAAGAAAAAAAGACGCTAAAGGAAGCTACATGCCAGAATACAATTGGGTTTGGTCCCCGCAAGGCGTTGTTAATATGCATGAACCCGAACATTGGGGCTATGTTTATTTCTCTTCTGAACCAGCGGGAGGCAAGGCCGAGTTCACAATTCCTCAGGACGATCATATTAAATGGTATCTGTATTCACTTCACAGAGCGGTGTTACACAAGGAGAAGGATGCCGAGAAACGTATTGTACAACCTAAGGAGATTTTGGGCAGTGTTCTGATGCCACGTATGGAAAAACACAAATCAGGATGGAATATTTGGGTTAAGAGTCCATTTACTGGAAAGATTTTGTTGGTAAAGGAAGATGGACAGTTTCAGAGTCTTGAGGGGAATAAGTAA
- a CDS encoding DUF6691 family protein, with protein MKYLKFLLVGIFFGIVLVKSEAVSWYRIFEMFKFQSFHMYGIIGSAVSLGILFIWLFKKYKVQSVAGKEINLQPKDKGFTRYILGGTIFGLGWALAGACPGPMYVLVGTGVFSMLIVIAAAVLGTFAYGVLKNKLPH; from the coding sequence ATGAAATATCTAAAATTTTTATTGGTCGGCATCTTCTTTGGAATTGTACTGGTTAAATCTGAAGCCGTCTCTTGGTACAGGATTTTTGAAATGTTTAAATTTCAATCCTTCCACATGTATGGCATCATTGGGTCAGCAGTATCCTTGGGCATCTTATTTATATGGCTCTTTAAGAAATATAAAGTACAAAGCGTAGCGGGCAAGGAAATTAACCTACAGCCCAAAGACAAGGGGTTTACCCGCTATATACTTGGTGGCACCATTTTTGGCCTGGGTTGGGCCTTGGCAGGAGCATGTCCCGGACCAATGTATGTGTTAGTGGGCACTGGGGTATTCAGTATGCTCATTGTAATTGCTGCAGCGGTTTTAGGCACCTTTGCCTATGGAGTTCTAAAAAACAAATTACCACATTAA
- the tpiA gene encoding triose-phosphate isomerase has translation MRSKIVAGNWKMNMNLVETEALLAQLSAKMPDTKAEVMVAPTYVNLTAAKQALKASAIQVIAQNMHFAESGAYTGEISADMLLGIGVDTVIIGHSERRAYFGETDEILAKKVKAALAKNMRVMFCFGEELADRKSDNHFAIVESQLKNALFNLEASAWSKIILAYEPVWAIGTGETASAEQAQEMHAFIRTSITKAVNADVANNVSILYGGSVKPGNAVEIFSKPDVDGGLIGGAALVADDFIAIVKAI, from the coding sequence ATGAGAAGTAAAATTGTAGCTGGAAATTGGAAAATGAATATGAACTTGGTGGAAACCGAAGCGTTGTTGGCCCAACTTTCCGCTAAAATGCCGGATACTAAGGCAGAAGTAATGGTAGCGCCTACCTATGTTAACTTAACCGCTGCTAAACAAGCTTTGAAAGCCTCGGCTATACAGGTAATTGCCCAAAATATGCACTTCGCCGAAAGCGGTGCCTATACAGGAGAGATTTCTGCTGATATGTTATTGGGAATAGGAGTAGATACGGTAATTATTGGGCACTCCGAAAGAAGGGCCTATTTTGGGGAAACCGATGAAATTCTCGCAAAAAAGGTTAAGGCTGCCTTGGCCAAGAATATGAGGGTTATGTTCTGTTTTGGTGAAGAGCTGGCAGACAGAAAATCCGACAATCATTTTGCAATCGTAGAAAGTCAGTTGAAAAATGCTTTGTTCAATTTAGAAGCCTCGGCCTGGAGTAAGATAATTTTAGCCTATGAGCCAGTTTGGGCCATAGGAACAGGTGAAACCGCCTCCGCGGAACAAGCACAGGAAATGCACGCTTTTATACGTACATCCATCACCAAAGCGGTAAACGCAGATGTGGCTAACAACGTATCCATTCTCTATGGTGGTAGTGTGAAACCTGGCAATGCGGTAGAAATTTTTTCTAAGCCCGATGTAGATGGTGGATTAATTGGAGGAGCTGCATTAGTAGCGGACGATTTTATAGCGATCGTCAAAGCCATATAA
- a CDS encoding ATP-dependent Clp protease adaptor ClpS, protein MSTREKVSEELLLEEETVNQNEIVLFNDEVNTFDHVIDTLISVCEHTPEQAEQCSLIVHYNGKCTVKTGEYKDLEPKCTMLLQAGLSAEIM, encoded by the coding sequence ATGAGTACCAGGGAAAAAGTCTCGGAAGAATTACTTTTGGAGGAAGAGACGGTTAATCAGAATGAAATAGTGCTATTTAATGATGAGGTCAACACTTTTGACCATGTTATTGATACACTGATCAGTGTTTGTGAACACACACCAGAACAGGCAGAGCAGTGTTCTTTAATTGTGCATTACAATGGAAAATGCACTGTTAAGACAGGTGAATACAAAGACTTGGAGCCTAAGTGTACCATGCTTTTACAAGCTGGGCTAAGTGCCGAAATCATGTAG
- a CDS encoding IlvD/Edd family dehydratase codes for MEENSEKKLRSSNWFGRSGKDGFIYRAWMKNQGIPDSEFNGKPVIGICNTWSELTPCNGHFRELAASVKKGILQAGGFPVEFPVMSLGETLMKPTAMLYRNLASMDVEESIRANPLDGVVLLCGCDKTTPSLVMGACSVDIPTIVVSGGPMLTGKYRGKNIGTSDVWRYHDDVREGKLQSSELRNIEAAMCRSDGHCAVMGTASSMACMVEALGITLPENAAIPAADARRKVLAQLSGQRIVEMVKEDLKPSDILTLKAFENAIKVNAAIGGSTNFVIHLLAIAGRVGVPLKLDDFNRLSKNIPLLANLQPSGKHFMEDLFYAGGLPAVLKELRGILHNECITVNGKTIEENYKNAENYDTDVIGSFDCPFNDATGLAVLHGNVCENGAVIKPSAASAHLMVHSGKAVVFENIEDYKARIDTDDLQVDANSILVLKNVGPKGYPGMPEVGNMGLPKKLLEKGVRDMVRISDGRMSGTGFGTVVLHVSPEAAMGGNFSVIQNGDVITLNVKERSLNIALTDEELELRKRNITLSSPLVDRGYVNLYINHVEQAHLGADMDFLKGKSGANVPRDSH; via the coding sequence ATGGAAGAGAACAGTGAAAAAAAACTCCGGAGCAGTAATTGGTTTGGCCGTAGTGGTAAGGACGGATTTATTTACCGTGCTTGGATGAAGAACCAAGGAATTCCGGATTCTGAGTTTAATGGGAAACCGGTAATCGGTATTTGCAACACCTGGTCTGAATTGACGCCCTGTAACGGTCATTTTAGGGAACTGGCAGCCTCCGTTAAAAAAGGAATTTTGCAGGCTGGTGGCTTTCCGGTAGAATTTCCCGTAATGTCTTTGGGAGAAACCCTTATGAAACCCACCGCAATGTTATACAGAAACTTGGCCAGTATGGATGTGGAAGAAAGTATAAGGGCGAATCCCTTGGATGGGGTAGTATTGCTATGCGGATGTGATAAGACCACCCCTTCCCTAGTCATGGGAGCGTGTAGTGTGGACATCCCCACTATTGTGGTATCCGGAGGTCCTATGTTGACGGGGAAATACAGAGGTAAAAATATTGGTACCAGTGATGTCTGGCGCTATCATGACGATGTTAGGGAGGGCAAGTTGCAATCCTCGGAGTTGCGGAATATTGAAGCGGCTATGTGTAGAAGCGATGGACATTGCGCCGTTATGGGCACCGCCTCCTCTATGGCTTGTATGGTAGAAGCCTTGGGAATCACCCTGCCTGAAAATGCGGCTATTCCTGCTGCAGATGCCCGTAGAAAGGTATTGGCTCAGTTGTCAGGACAAAGGATTGTGGAGATGGTGAAAGAAGATCTAAAACCTTCCGATATTTTGACCCTTAAAGCTTTTGAAAATGCCATCAAAGTAAATGCGGCTATTGGGGGGTCTACTAATTTTGTAATCCACCTTCTTGCCATTGCGGGAAGGGTAGGGGTGCCTCTTAAGTTGGATGATTTTAATCGCCTGTCAAAAAATATTCCCCTGCTTGCTAATCTTCAGCCGTCCGGAAAACATTTTATGGAAGACCTTTTTTATGCCGGTGGTTTGCCAGCAGTTCTCAAAGAACTTAGGGGTATCTTACATAATGAATGTATTACCGTAAATGGAAAAACAATTGAAGAGAATTATAAAAATGCCGAGAACTATGATACGGATGTAATAGGAAGTTTTGATTGTCCCTTTAATGATGCTACAGGATTGGCAGTGCTGCATGGGAACGTTTGCGAAAATGGAGCGGTAATAAAGCCTTCAGCAGCCAGTGCCCATTTAATGGTGCATTCGGGAAAGGCCGTGGTCTTTGAGAATATCGAGGATTATAAGGCCAGAATAGATACGGATGACTTGCAAGTTGATGCAAATAGCATTTTGGTGTTGAAAAATGTAGGACCTAAAGGCTATCCAGGGATGCCCGAAGTGGGGAATATGGGACTGCCTAAAAAGCTATTGGAAAAAGGGGTTAGAGATATGGTGCGTATCTCAGATGGACGTATGAGTGGAACTGGTTTTGGTACCGTTGTACTACACGTATCTCCAGAAGCTGCTATGGGAGGGAACTTCTCGGTTATTCAAAATGGGGATGTCATTACGCTAAATGTAAAAGAACGCAGCCTAAACATAGCTCTTACCGATGAAGAGTTAGAATTGCGGAAACGGAATATCACATTGTCTTCTCCATTAGTGGATAGGGGATATGTAAATTTATATATCAACCATGTAGAACAAGCACATTTGGGGGCTGATATGGATTTTTTAAAAGGAAAATCGGGGGCAAATGTGCCTAGGGATTCCCACTAA
- a CDS encoding SDR family NAD(P)-dependent oxidoreductase yields MNLKNKVAIVTGAGQGIGLEICKQLLTHGAMVVLNDIDTVLAEKTVISLQSSGKCTAVVGDSSDLAIIQKMVDIAVSTYGKLDIVIANAGITHFGDFLTYSAESFFKVMEVNLGGSFFLAQAAANQMKEQRSGGAIVFMSSVTAHQAHKNLSAYGMSKAALEMLAKNLVIELSPYKINVNTVAPGATLTERTLKEENYSETWQGLTPLGRAANVQDIAQAVLFLVSDNAKHITGQSLIVDGGWSSLSPSPYQN; encoded by the coding sequence ATGAATCTTAAGAATAAGGTGGCCATTGTAACAGGGGCTGGTCAAGGTATAGGATTGGAAATCTGCAAGCAATTGTTGACTCATGGTGCTATGGTAGTTTTGAACGATATTGATACCGTATTGGCAGAAAAAACTGTTATTTCCCTCCAATCTAGTGGAAAGTGCACTGCCGTGGTTGGAGATTCTAGTGATTTGGCCATTATCCAAAAAATGGTTGATATAGCGGTAAGCACCTATGGGAAATTGGATATCGTTATTGCAAATGCTGGAATCACCCATTTTGGAGACTTTCTGACCTATTCAGCAGAATCCTTTTTTAAAGTAATGGAAGTCAATTTGGGTGGAAGTTTCTTTTTGGCACAGGCGGCAGCCAACCAGATGAAAGAGCAGCGCAGTGGAGGAGCAATCGTGTTTATGTCTTCCGTAACCGCACATCAGGCCCATAAAAATTTGTCCGCTTATGGGATGAGTAAAGCGGCACTGGAAATGCTGGCGAAAAACCTGGTGATCGAATTATCACCTTATAAAATAAATGTCAATACCGTTGCACCCGGTGCTACCCTCACGGAACGTACGCTTAAGGAAGAAAACTATTCCGAAACATGGCAAGGATTGACCCCTTTGGGAAGAGCGGCAAATGTGCAGGATATTGCGCAGGCAGTTTTATTTTTGGTATCGGACAATGCTAAACATATTACAGGTCAAAGTCTTATCGTAGATGGTGGTTGGAGTTCCTTAAGTCCATCGCCTTACCAGAATTAA
- the prmA gene encoding 50S ribosomal protein L11 methyltransferase codes for MSNSIYIEYNFTVTPLQPASDILIAELGERGFESFLETEEGVQAYIKKEEWNPEILTGLAILENSLFTIVHNYVEIEQENWNATWEKNFNPIQVGDKCVVRAPFHDKPDVQFDIVIEPKMSFGTGHHETTHMMMQHILDHDFKDKSVLDMGSGTGVLAILAAKKDAKTIDAIDIDNWCYLNALENVERNNCSHIKVYEGTADLLVDQKYDIIIANINRNILLEDIPSYVKCLAKDGMLFLSGFYVQDIPQITNKCEEVGLKFENNLEKNNWVAVKYVF; via the coding sequence ATGTCCAATTCCATTTATATAGAATACAATTTTACGGTAACACCATTGCAGCCTGCATCGGATATTTTGATCGCCGAATTGGGTGAACGCGGTTTTGAAAGCTTTTTGGAAACCGAGGAGGGAGTACAGGCATATATAAAAAAGGAGGAGTGGAATCCTGAAATCCTAACAGGTCTTGCTATTCTTGAGAATTCTTTGTTTACCATTGTACACAACTATGTAGAGATTGAACAGGAGAACTGGAACGCCACTTGGGAAAAGAATTTTAATCCTATTCAAGTAGGGGATAAGTGTGTGGTGCGTGCCCCTTTTCACGATAAGCCCGATGTACAATTCGATATTGTTATTGAGCCTAAAATGAGTTTTGGGACTGGACATCATGAAACTACCCATATGATGATGCAGCATATTTTGGATCACGATTTTAAGGATAAATCGGTCTTGGATATGGGGAGCGGTACCGGAGTGTTGGCCATTTTAGCTGCCAAGAAAGATGCTAAAACCATTGATGCCATCGATATTGATAATTGGTGCTACCTAAATGCCCTAGAAAATGTAGAGCGGAACAATTGTAGCCATATCAAGGTTTATGAAGGTACGGCCGACTTATTGGTGGATCAGAAATATGATATTATCATAGCCAATATTAACAGGAACATCCTTTTAGAGGATATTCCTTCTTATGTAAAATGTCTAGCAAAGGACGGGATGTTGTTTTTAAGCGGATTTTATGTACAGGATATTCCCCAAATCACTAATAAGTGCGAGGAAGTAGGACTGAAATTCGAAAATAATCTAGAAAAGAATAATTGGGTTGCAGTAAAATACGTATTTTAG
- a CDS encoding SMP-30/gluconolactonase/LRE family protein: MRSVEVVCDQKSELGEGPVWDVARGLICWVDILNGHIHEWDAEGNSLNTIKVDQMIGAIAVCVDGNYVAALKNGFGIIDCKSGNVQMIADPEEHLPENRFNDGKCDPSGRFWAGTMPLSEDKASGSLYVFNKDRSVIKMEDNITISNGLAWSKAEKAFYYIDTPTLKVVRYDYAAENGTITNKRTVIHIPKEAGFPDGMTIDREGMLWIAHWGGWQVTRWNPITGEQLTSFKLPASNITSCTFGGSAFKDLYITSARKGLSEEELKQQPLAGSLFVIRNCGYTGVPANEFKN, translated from the coding sequence ATGAGATCAGTAGAGGTTGTATGTGACCAAAAAAGTGAATTGGGAGAAGGGCCTGTCTGGGATGTGGCAAGAGGACTTATCTGTTGGGTGGATATTTTAAATGGCCATATTCATGAATGGGATGCAGAAGGAAATTCGTTGAATACCATAAAAGTAGATCAAATGATCGGAGCTATAGCGGTCTGTGTCGATGGGAATTATGTGGCGGCACTGAAAAATGGATTTGGGATTATTGATTGTAAAAGCGGGAATGTTCAGATGATCGCAGATCCAGAAGAGCATTTGCCTGAAAATAGGTTTAACGACGGAAAATGTGATCCTTCAGGACGATTTTGGGCAGGAACCATGCCACTCTCGGAAGATAAAGCTTCTGGGAGCCTTTATGTGTTTAATAAAGATAGGTCCGTGATAAAAATGGAAGATAATATCACTATTTCCAATGGATTGGCTTGGAGTAAGGCAGAAAAAGCCTTCTACTATATAGATACCCCTACCTTAAAAGTGGTGCGTTATGATTATGCAGCGGAAAATGGAACTATTACCAATAAAAGAACCGTCATCCATATCCCTAAAGAAGCGGGATTCCCCGATGGGATGACCATTGATCGGGAGGGAATGCTGTGGATTGCACATTGGGGGGGCTGGCAGGTGACGAGGTGGAATCCTATAACAGGGGAACAGTTGACTTCCTTTAAACTCCCAGCATCAAATATTACTTCTTGTACCTTTGGAGGTAGCGCCTTTAAGGATCTATATATTACATCGGCAAGGAAGGGGCTCAGTGAAGAGGAATTAAAGCAGCAGCCGTTGGCTGGCTCCCTCTTTGTTATTCGCAACTGTGGGTATACTGGGGTTCCAGCAAATGAATTTAAGAATTGA
- a CDS encoding SdiA-regulated domain-containing protein yields MGKQLKIGTIKILTVVGLLLGLLAIFMGFSRNWTSTDPIETSYEILQKWELPPQLREISAIAWLSNDKIAAVQDEVGIIYVYDLKTNRVTEEYKFGDFGDYEGLAVYGEDAFVLRSDGAIFEVKKFKGPRPEVVVYKTAFSSKNNMETLVFDKERNSLLLVPKDRDLKSDNYKRIYAFSLDTYEMAAEPILKIDLKDVALKPYFQKNKFKTFRPSAMAIHPDTGDMYILEATRPKLMVMDPSGKISAIYPFDRHLFPQPEGITFGDDGSLYISTEGEKKSRGVIYKVSLK; encoded by the coding sequence ATGGGGAAGCAATTAAAAATAGGGACGATTAAAATATTGACAGTAGTAGGACTGCTTTTGGGGCTGTTGGCAATATTTATGGGATTTAGTAGAAATTGGACGTCAACTGATCCCATAGAAACCTCCTATGAAATATTGCAAAAATGGGAACTTCCTCCCCAATTACGGGAAATATCGGCTATTGCATGGTTGTCCAACGATAAAATTGCAGCGGTTCAGGATGAAGTGGGAATCATTTATGTCTATGACCTAAAAACAAATAGGGTAACAGAGGAGTATAAATTTGGTGATTTCGGAGATTATGAAGGGTTGGCGGTTTACGGTGAGGATGCCTTTGTACTGCGCAGCGATGGGGCAATATTTGAAGTGAAGAAATTTAAGGGCCCAAGACCTGAGGTAGTGGTTTATAAGACCGCTTTTTCAAGTAAAAATAATATGGAAACCTTGGTCTTTGATAAGGAACGCAATAGCCTGCTACTGGTGCCGAAAGACCGGGATTTGAAATCGGACAACTACAAAAGGATATACGCCTTTTCCTTGGATACCTATGAAATGGCTGCGGAACCTATATTAAAAATAGACCTTAAGGACGTAGCACTTAAGCCGTACTTTCAAAAAAATAAATTTAAGACGTTTAGACCATCGGCTATGGCCATTCATCCAGATACAGGGGATATGTATATTTTGGAGGCTACTAGACCAAAATTGATGGTAATGGATCCTAGTGGTAAAATTAGTGCCATTTACCCTTTTGATCGTCATCTATTTCCTCAGCCAGAAGGTATTACCTTTGGAGATGATGGAAGCCTCTACATTTCTACTGAAGGTGAAAAAAAATCCCGAGGAGTGATTTATAAAGTGAGTTTAAAATAG
- a CDS encoding phytanoyl-CoA dioxygenase family protein, producing MTTAKDLADYHQLVSDLFNWPNREEEWEQYKLTTNQIAHYNEYGYVSGIKLLEEWQVDVLRGELAQLMDPKHPAHHLFYEFHSNESEDPNSVLFHSLGHWRIAKGFHDVLWNPAFVMAAHQLLENKPVRFWHDQLFCKPALHGGVVAWHQDYSYWTRTVAMQHLTCWTALDDANVANGCLQYIPKSHKWGLLQKPALAGDMDGLKQFLSPEQNKAFNPETIELKKGYATFHHPLMVHGSYANKSERSRRAFVLNVFADGTLSNTNDELLQGVPAIPKGGKMQGKFFPLLQ from the coding sequence ATGACTACGGCAAAAGATCTTGCAGATTACCATCAGTTGGTTTCGGACCTATTTAATTGGCCCAATAGAGAAGAAGAATGGGAGCAGTATAAGCTGACCACTAATCAGATTGCTCATTATAATGAGTATGGATATGTGTCAGGAATTAAATTATTGGAAGAATGGCAAGTAGATGTACTCAGGGGGGAGTTAGCACAGCTAATGGACCCTAAACACCCAGCCCATCATTTGTTCTATGAGTTTCACAGTAATGAGTCCGAAGATCCCAATTCCGTTTTGTTCCATTCCTTAGGGCATTGGCGAATTGCCAAAGGGTTCCATGATGTGCTCTGGAATCCTGCTTTTGTAATGGCCGCTCATCAATTATTGGAGAATAAGCCAGTTCGTTTTTGGCACGATCAATTATTCTGTAAACCTGCCTTACACGGTGGCGTAGTGGCTTGGCATCAAGATTATTCCTATTGGACCAGAACCGTGGCCATGCAACACCTTACTTGTTGGACTGCATTAGATGATGCCAATGTAGCTAACGGATGTCTGCAATATATCCCCAAGAGCCATAAATGGGGTTTATTGCAAAAACCTGCCCTGGCTGGTGATATGGATGGATTAAAACAATTTCTTTCTCCTGAACAAAATAAAGCCTTTAATCCTGAAACCATAGAATTAAAAAAAGGATATGCCACTTTTCATCATCCTTTGATGGTTCATGGTTCCTATGCTAACAAATCCGAAAGGAGCAGACGTGCCTTTGTGTTGAACGTTTTTGCTGATGGTACCTTAAGCAATACCAATGATGAACTGCTACAAGGTGTTCCCGCGATTCCCAAAGGGGGAAAAATGCAGGGAAAATTCTTTCCTTTACTGCAATAA
- a CDS encoding YeeE/YedE family protein, with amino-acid sequence MEVILQPWPWYISGPLLATTMLLLVYFGKTFGMSSNLRTFCSIAGAGKYSDYFRFNWRDQRWNLTVVLGAVIGGFLATQYLSDGSTMALNPETVSDLSEFGFTQIGETLLPPEIFSWDYVLSIKGLSILIIAGFLVGFGTRYAGGCTSGHAITGLSNLQLPSLIAVIGFFIGGLIMTFFILPLIF; translated from the coding sequence ATGGAAGTAATCTTGCAGCCATGGCCGTGGTACATATCGGGCCCACTACTTGCGACCACCATGTTATTATTGGTCTATTTTGGAAAAACTTTTGGCATGTCGTCCAATCTCCGTACATTTTGCAGTATTGCAGGTGCGGGAAAATATTCCGATTACTTTAGGTTCAATTGGCGTGATCAGCGGTGGAACCTTACCGTAGTTCTTGGCGCTGTCATTGGTGGATTTTTAGCCACCCAATATCTTTCCGACGGCTCCACTATGGCCTTAAATCCAGAAACGGTTTCAGATTTATCGGAATTTGGATTTACTCAAATTGGGGAGACCTTACTACCTCCTGAAATCTTTAGTTGGGATTATGTATTATCTATAAAGGGTTTGTCTATTTTGATCATAGCGGGATTTTTAGTTGGTTTTGGCACTAGATATGCTGGGGGTTGTACCTCTGGACACGCCATTACAGGCTTAAGCAATCTCCAATTGCCCTCCTTGATAGCCGTTATCGGATTTTTTATTGGCGGACTCATTATGACCTTTTTTATTCTACCCCTAATATTCTAA
- a CDS encoding FMN-binding glutamate synthase family protein has product MKVRERFMIISVIVIVIIAGVALFWPPILWILLIVGPLVVMGIFDIVQKKHTIRRNFPLIGRFRYMLESIRPEIMQYFVETDTQGRPLNRILRSLIYRRAKKQTDTEPFGTQMDLYHAGYEWMEHSMYAKHNPKEIGEFPRLVIGGKDCKQPYSSSLLNISAMSFGSLSNNAILAMNKGAKMGNFAHNTGEGGISDYHLEHEGDLIWQIGTGYFGCRNDDGTFNGESFRESALRPQVKMIEIKLSQGAKPGHGGILPAAKNTEEIARIRHIKPHMAVHSPPAHSAFSDPIQFMYFIKKLRELSDGKPIGFKLCIGRKQEFMDFCEAMVYTGITPDFITVDGGEGGTGAAPVEFSNSMGMPLREGLVFVHDTLVGFALRKEIKVIVAGKIITGFSMARAIALGADGCNSARAMMMAVGCIQALQCNLNTCPTGVATQNKSLAKGLVVEDKAPRVYNYHEATIHSFLELIAAAGLDGPYELSREHISKRIGMYNVRTYDEIYPYMEEGSLLKIDTIPEHYKRYYQLTRIMK; this is encoded by the coding sequence ATGAAAGTTCGTGAACGGTTTATGATTATCTCAGTGATCGTGATTGTTATTATTGCTGGCGTTGCCCTATTTTGGCCCCCAATTTTATGGATTTTACTGATAGTCGGTCCCTTGGTTGTTATGGGAATCTTTGATATTGTCCAGAAAAAGCATACCATTAGGCGAAATTTTCCACTTATTGGCCGTTTCAGATATATGCTGGAGTCGATACGACCCGAAATCATGCAATATTTTGTGGAAACCGATACACAGGGAAGGCCGTTGAATAGAATATTGCGGTCCTTGATTTATAGGAGGGCGAAAAAGCAGACCGATACCGAACCTTTCGGTACTCAAATGGACCTGTACCACGCAGGTTATGAATGGATGGAACATTCTATGTATGCGAAACATAACCCTAAGGAAATTGGAGAGTTCCCCAGATTAGTGATCGGAGGAAAAGACTGTAAGCAGCCTTATTCTTCCAGTTTGTTGAATATTTCTGCCATGAGTTTTGGATCCTTAAGTAATAATGCGATCCTCGCCATGAACAAAGGGGCGAAAATGGGGAATTTTGCGCACAATACTGGAGAGGGAGGTATCAGTGATTATCATTTGGAACACGAGGGAGATCTTATCTGGCAGATTGGTACTGGATATTTTGGGTGTAGGAATGATGATGGAACCTTTAATGGAGAGAGTTTTAGAGAAAGTGCATTACGGCCCCAGGTGAAGATGATTGAGATTAAATTGTCCCAAGGGGCCAAGCCTGGTCATGGAGGTATATTGCCTGCTGCTAAAAACACCGAGGAAATAGCCAGAATCAGACATATAAAACCTCACATGGCAGTTCATTCGCCTCCAGCTCATAGTGCTTTTTCGGATCCGATTCAATTTATGTACTTCATTAAGAAATTACGTGAACTTTCCGATGGTAAACCTATTGGATTTAAGTTATGTATTGGTAGGAAACAAGAATTTATGGATTTCTGTGAGGCCATGGTTTATACAGGAATTACCCCAGACTTTATTACCGTAGATGGTGGGGAAGGGGGTACTGGTGCCGCTCCGGTGGAGTTCTCGAACAGTATGGGGATGCCTTTGAGGGAAGGTCTCGTCTTTGTGCATGATACCCTAGTAGGGTTTGCCCTTAGAAAGGAAATAAAGGTGATTGTTGCAGGAAAAATCATTACAGGATTTAGTATGGCGCGTGCTATTGCCCTTGGGGCCGATGGTTGTAATAGTGCTAGGGCCATGATGATGGCAGTAGGTTGCATACAGGCACTACAATGTAATTTAAATACCTGCCCCACAGGAGTGGCCACCCAGAATAAATCCTTGGCAAAAGGTTTGGTAGTAGAGGATAAGGCCCCAAGGGTATATAATTATCATGAGGCTACCATTCATAGTTTCTTGGAGTTAATAGCAGCTGCTGGCTTAGATGGTCCTTACGAGTTAAGTCGTGAGCATATCAGTAAGAGAATTGGCATGTATAACGTTCGTACCTATGATGAAATCTATCCCTATATGGAAGAAGGTTCGTTATTGAAGATAGATACCATACCAGAACACTACAAGCGTTATTATCAGTTGACTAGGATTATGAAATAA